CCCTGCGCCACCAGTGTAGCCGTTTCCTCACACGGCATCCAAAGCGGCGAGGCGGAAGACGTGCTGCCGGTTCCACTCGATGAAGTCCATGTAGGCGGGCTTGTAGGCGAGAAAGCCGACGGCCTTGATCATCTGGTAGCACAGCCAGCGCTGCCGCCAGCGGGGATGCAGGGGCCGGACGGAAGCGTACCCCTCAAGGAACGCCCGCGTCAGGGGTCCCGGCGCCTCAAGCGCCAGGTCCGAGCCGTCGTCCGGGAACGACCACATCGCCATGACCCAGTCGTACTCCGCCGCGCGGCCGCGGGCGTGTTCGAAGTCGAGGAGGCCCGTGATCGCGAGGCCCGGCTGGCCAGGTGAGCGCTCCACCAGGACGTTGTCGGCGTGCAGGTCGTGGTGGACGAACACGGCCGGTTCGCGGTCGTCGAAGGCGTCCCACCGGCGGGTGACGAAGCGCTCGGCGAGGCGCGCGCCCTCCGCCGAGAGCAACCCTTCCTCGCGGCAACGACGCAACGCGTGGGCGAACGACTCCTGCTCGAAGCATGCGGCGCCCGGGCGCGGCCCGTGGTCAAGGACGGCCACGCCGCGGGGCTCCACGCGCAGCCAGCGGCCGAAACCCGGCACCGGCGGCGGCACGCCGTGCAGCGCCGCCATCAACGCGCCGAGGGCGCGAGCGAATGCGACGCGCTCCGCCGCGTCCAGGTTCGGGAGACCGCGACCCGCGTTGGCGCCGGGGAGAAACGACATGAGCACGTACGGGGCGCCGCTCTCCGGGCCGCGCCCGTGGCCGAGCAGGCGCGGCACGGGGAGGCCGGCCGCTTCCGGGCGCGCGGCGAGGTGCGACAGGGCGAGGACCTCCACCGCCTGGGCCGGGGCGTCCGCGGGGCAGAACACGCGCAGGACGCACGACGAACCGTCTGCGAGATCCAGCCGGTAGTTCTCGTTGCGCAAGCCGCGCGGGAACCGGCGCATCGCCTCAAGACGCCCGGCGAGGTGCTCCTCGACGACCGCCGCCGCCTCCTTGAAGGAGAAGCCGCCGTCCGACAACGCACCCGCGGCCATGTCCGGGTTCCCCCCGGGCAGGTATTCGCCGCGCGCCCCGAGGGCGCCTGCGCCGGCCACCGGCGGCCGAGCCGCGGGACTAGGCCCAGCTGCCGCTCCGCCGCCGGGCGCGCGTCAGGCGCCGCCGCGCGACGGCCTGCGGGTCGCGACCCGCTGCCCGCAGGAGGAGCTCGAATCCGGCGACGGCCATGAGGACCGCGAGCACCAGCGGCACGGGCGCCAGCCGGAGGCCCGACTCCATCTCAACCAGGGCGGCCAGGGCCAGGGGGAGGATCAACAGCACGCCGATCACCAGGGCTGCAAGGGAGCTGGCGCGATAGGGCCCCGCCCGGCGGGAGGTCAAAAGTCCCTCGCCGCGCCAGGGCGCGAGCGCCGTTCCGCAGTGCGCGCACCGCTCCGCCGTCGGGACGTTCAGGGCCCCGCAGTCCGGGCAGATCACGGGGACGTCCTCCTTCCGTGCCATGGTATGCCGGACCCGCGCAGGAAAGCCCTGGCCCCGATCCGAAGTGAATGCACGGTCGAAGGAGGCAGCTCTCTTGGGACAGCTGGACGGCAAGGTGGCGCTCGTCACGGGAGGCGGGCGCGGCTTGGGCCGCGCCATCGCGCTCGCGCTGGCGCGCCACGGCGCGGACGTCATCGTCAACTACTTCCGGAATCGCGCACCTGCAGAGGAAACGGCGGCGGCCGTGGCGGCGCTGGGCCGCCGGGCGCACGTCGTCAAGGCGAACGTCGGCGACGAGGACAAGGTCAAGGCGATGTTCGACGAGGTCCGCGAGGTGTTCGGCGGCCTGGACATCCTGATCTCCAACGCCGCGTCCGGTGTGCTGCGCCCCATCGAGGAGATCGGCGCGCGCGAATGGGATTGGGCGATGAACATCAACGCCCGCGCGCTGCTCCTCTGCGCCAACGAAGCGGCCAGGCTCATGGAGCCGCGCGGCGGCGGCGCCATTGTCAGCGTCACGAGCATCGGCTCGACGCGCGTGCTGCCGTACTACGCCACCGTGGGCGTGTCGAAGGCCGCCCTGGAGGCGGCGACGCGCTACCTCGCCGCCGCCTACGCCCGACGCGGCATCGTCGTCAACGCCGTGTCGCCGGGGGCCATGGACACCGATGCGCTCAAGCACTTCCCCAACCGCGAAGAGATCCTGCGGGACTCCGAGGCGCGGGCGCCGGCCGGCCGCCTCGTCACGCCGGAGGAGATCGGCGAGATCGTCGTCTTCCTGTGCACGCCCGCCGCGCGGATGATCTGTGGGCAGACGATCGTCGTCGACGGGGGGCTTTCTCTGCTGGCGCTCGGGTGAGCCTGGCACGGGATCCGTTCAAGCCGGCGCAGCCGGCGAACGCCGGCGGGGACGCCCCGGCCGACGGCGCCTATCGCCGAAGTTCCCAGACCAGGTGCCGCAGCTCCGGCAACAGGATGGCCTCCAGCGCAAGCCGCACGGCGCCCTGGGAGCCGGGCAGGCAGACGAGGAGCTTTCCACCCGCCACGCCGGCGAACGCGCCGCTCAAGATGGCCGCGGCGCCGATCTCCTGGAAGCTCAGCCACCGGAAGATTTCCCCGAATCCCGGGATCTCCCGTTCCACGAGCGGCCGGAGCGCCTCC
The window above is part of the Clostridia bacterium genome. Proteins encoded here:
- a CDS encoding phosphotransferase; this translates as MAAGALSDGGFSFKEAAAVVEEHLAGRLEAMRRFPRGLRNENYRLDLADGSSCVLRVFCPADAPAQAVEVLALSHLAARPEAAGLPVPRLLGHGRGPESGAPYVLMSFLPGANAGRGLPNLDAAERVAFARALGALMAALHGVPPPVPGFGRWLRVEPRGVAVLDHGPRPGAACFEQESFAHALRRCREEGLLSAEGARLAERFVTRRWDAFDDREPAVFVHHDLHADNVLVERSPGQPGLAITGLLDFEHARGRAAEYDWVMAMWSFPDDGSDLALEAPGPLTRAFLEGYASVRPLHPRWRQRWLCYQMIKAVGFLAYKPAYMDFIEWNRQHVFRLAALDAV
- the fabL gene encoding enoyl-[acyl-carrier-protein] reductase FabL, producing MDGKVALVTGGGRGLGRAIALALARHGADVIVNYFRNRAPAEETAAAVAALGRRAHVVKANVGDEDKVKAMFDEVREVFGGLDILISNAASGVLRPIEEIGAREWDWAMNINARALLLCANEAARLMEPRGGGAIVSVTSIGSTRVLPYYATVGVSKAALEAATRYLAAAYARRGIVVNAVSPGAMDTDALKHFPNREEILRDSEARAPAGRLVTPEEIGEIVVFLCTPAARMICGQTIVVDGGLSLLALG